The proteins below come from a single Acidovorax sp. NCPPB 4044 genomic window:
- a CDS encoding ABC transporter ATP-binding protein, with protein MARIQLELAHSYKTNPQQDSDYALLPLSMEFRDGGAYALLGPSGCGKTTLLNIISGLLVPSQGRVLFDGRDVTRASPQERNIAQVFQFPVIYDTMTVAENLAFPLKNRKVPEAQIRQRVGQIAEMLEMSHQLDMRAAGLSADQKQKISLGRGLVRSDVSAVLFDEPLTVIDPHLKWQLRRKLKQIHHELKLTLIYVTHDQVEALTFAEEVVVMTRGRAVQVGTADALFERPQHVFVGHFIGSPGMNFLPAQLEGEGLRIGGQPLPRPPRLTLPGGALQLGVRPEYLAVSGDGAAGALPCRVEKVQDIGTYQLLTARLGDQVLKARVSPAEALPPVGGTVWLQVLGPHTCFYRNEELLP; from the coding sequence ATGGCCCGCATCCAGCTCGAACTGGCGCATTCGTACAAGACGAATCCGCAGCAGGACAGCGATTACGCGCTGCTGCCGCTGTCGATGGAATTCCGCGACGGGGGTGCCTATGCACTGCTCGGCCCCTCGGGCTGCGGCAAGACCACGCTGCTCAACATCATCTCGGGGCTGCTCGTGCCCTCGCAGGGCCGCGTGCTCTTCGATGGCCGCGACGTCACCCGGGCGAGCCCGCAGGAGCGCAACATCGCGCAGGTGTTCCAGTTCCCGGTGATCTACGACACCATGACGGTGGCCGAGAACCTGGCCTTCCCGCTCAAGAACCGCAAGGTGCCCGAGGCCCAGATCCGGCAGCGCGTGGGCCAGATCGCGGAGATGCTGGAGATGAGCCACCAGCTCGACATGCGCGCCGCCGGCCTCTCGGCCGACCAGAAGCAGAAGATCTCGCTGGGCCGGGGGCTGGTGCGCTCGGATGTCTCGGCCGTGCTGTTCGACGAGCCGCTCACGGTGATCGATCCGCACCTCAAGTGGCAGCTGCGGCGCAAGCTCAAGCAGATCCACCACGAACTCAAGCTCACGCTCATCTACGTGACCCATGACCAGGTGGAGGCACTCACCTTCGCCGAAGAGGTGGTGGTGATGACGCGCGGCCGCGCCGTGCAGGTGGGCACGGCAGACGCGCTCTTCGAGCGGCCGCAGCACGTTTTCGTGGGCCACTTCATCGGATCCCCCGGCATGAACTTCCTGCCCGCGCAACTGGAGGGCGAGGGCCTGCGCATCGGTGGCCAGCCACTGCCCAGGCCCCCGCGCCTTACGCTGCCGGGCGGCGCCTTGCAGCTGGGCGTGCGGCCCGAATACCTCGCGGTATCGGGCGACGGCGCGGCCGGCGCCCTGCCGTGCCGGGTGGAGAAGGTGCAGGACATCGGCACCTACCAGCTGCTGACCGCCCGCCTGGGCGATCAGGTGCTCAAGGCCCGCGTCTCCCCGGCCGAGGCGCTCCCGCCTGTCGGCGGCACCGTCTGGCTCCAGGTGCTGGGCCCCCACACCTGCTTCTATCGGAACGAGGAGCTGCTGCCATGA
- the rpsH gene encoding 30S ribosomal protein S8, which translates to MSMSDPIADLLTRIRNAQMVSKATVSVPSSKVKIAIVQVLKDEGYIDGFQVKADGNKSELEISLKYYAGRPVIERIERVSRPGLRVYKGRDSIPNVMNGLGVAIVTTPKGVMTDRKARATGVGGEVLCYVA; encoded by the coding sequence ATGAGCATGAGTGATCCCATCGCTGACTTGCTGACCCGCATTCGCAACGCGCAAATGGTGTCCAAGGCCACCGTGTCCGTGCCATCTTCCAAGGTGAAGATCGCCATTGTGCAGGTGCTGAAGGACGAGGGTTATATCGACGGCTTCCAAGTGAAGGCCGACGGCAACAAGTCCGAACTCGAAATTTCCCTGAAGTACTACGCAGGCCGTCCGGTGATTGAGCGCATCGAGCGCGTGAGCCGCCCTGGACTGCGTGTATACAAGGGTCGTGATTCCATTCCGAACGTCATGAACGGTCTGGGTGTGGCAATCGTTACCACCCCGAAGGGCGTGATGACGGATCGCAAAGCGCGTGCTACCGGTGTCGGTGGCGAAGTGCTTTGCTACGTCGCTTAA
- the rplF gene encoding 50S ribosomal protein L6 — MSRVGKMPVAIPNGVDVSITEDQVSVKGSGGTLSVAQNRLVKITNKDGKLSFEPVNDSREANAMSGTIRQLVNNMVLGVSKGFEKKLNLIGVGYKAQASGAKLNLNVGFSHPVNFDMPVGITVATPSPTEIVIKGADRQRVGQLAAEIRAVRPPEPYKGKGIRYADEKVTIKETKKK; from the coding sequence ATGTCCCGCGTAGGAAAAATGCCGGTGGCCATCCCCAATGGAGTGGATGTGTCCATCACGGAAGATCAGGTCAGCGTGAAAGGCTCGGGCGGTACGCTGTCCGTCGCTCAGAACCGCCTGGTCAAGATCACCAACAAAGACGGCAAGCTCAGCTTCGAGCCTGTCAATGATTCTCGCGAAGCCAATGCCATGAGCGGTACCATCCGCCAGCTCGTGAACAACATGGTGCTGGGCGTGAGCAAGGGTTTCGAGAAGAAGCTGAACCTGATCGGTGTGGGATACAAGGCCCAGGCCTCGGGTGCCAAACTGAATCTGAATGTCGGTTTCTCGCATCCTGTGAATTTCGACATGCCCGTAGGCATTACCGTGGCCACGCCTTCCCCGACGGAAATCGTGATCAAGGGTGCAGATCGTCAGCGTGTCGGCCAGCTGGCTGCTGAAATCCGTGCTGTTCGTCCTCCTGAGCCCTACAAGGGCAAGGGTATTCGCTATGCGGACGAAAAAGTCACGATCAAAGAGACCAAGAAGAAGTAA
- a CDS encoding ABC transporter ATP-binding protein, whose translation MQLVMDRISKRVGAQTWLYDMDMALHSGAVTVLLGATQAGKTSLMRIMAGLDAPTEGRVRVDGVDVTGMPVRERNVAMVYQQFINYPSMTVADNIASPLKLRGEKNVQERVRALAERLHIDMFLARHPAELSGGQQQRVALARALAKGAPLMLLDEPLVNLDYKLREELRDELTQLFAAGDSTVVYATTEPGEALLLGGYTAVLHEGELLQYGPTAEVFHTPSSLRVARAFSDPPMNLLPAEAVEQGVRVASRELLALPQPLPAGAAGGLTVGVRASALRLVSRPGDVAVPGKVELAEIAGSDTFVHAETPWGGMVAQFTGVHDFALGAAITLHLQPGDVYVFGADGALLRAPARRGGR comes from the coding sequence ATGCAACTGGTGATGGATCGCATCAGCAAGCGGGTTGGGGCGCAGACATGGCTCTACGACATGGACATGGCGCTGCACAGCGGCGCCGTGACGGTGCTGCTGGGTGCAACCCAGGCGGGCAAGACCAGCCTCATGCGCATCATGGCCGGGCTGGATGCCCCGACCGAAGGACGGGTGCGCGTGGACGGCGTGGACGTGACGGGCATGCCCGTGCGCGAACGCAACGTGGCCATGGTGTACCAGCAGTTCATCAACTACCCCTCGATGACGGTGGCCGACAACATCGCCTCGCCGCTGAAGCTGCGCGGCGAGAAGAACGTGCAGGAGCGCGTCCGCGCGCTGGCCGAGCGGCTGCACATCGACATGTTCCTGGCCCGCCATCCCGCCGAACTCTCGGGCGGGCAGCAGCAGCGCGTGGCCCTGGCGCGCGCCCTGGCCAAGGGCGCGCCTCTCATGCTGCTGGATGAGCCCCTCGTCAACCTCGACTACAAGCTGCGCGAGGAACTGCGCGACGAGCTGACGCAGCTCTTTGCCGCGGGCGATTCGACCGTGGTGTATGCCACCACGGAGCCCGGCGAGGCCCTGCTGTTGGGCGGCTACACCGCCGTGCTGCACGAGGGCGAGCTGCTGCAATACGGCCCCACGGCCGAGGTCTTTCACACGCCCAGCTCGCTGCGCGTGGCGCGTGCCTTCAGCGACCCGCCGATGAACCTGCTGCCTGCCGAGGCGGTGGAGCAGGGCGTCCGCGTGGCCAGCCGAGAGCTGCTGGCGCTGCCGCAGCCGCTGCCTGCCGGCGCGGCCGGCGGGCTCACCGTCGGTGTGCGTGCCAGTGCGCTGCGGCTCGTCTCGCGGCCCGGCGACGTGGCCGTGCCCGGCAAGGTGGAATTGGCGGAGATCGCCGGCTCCGACACCTTCGTGCATGCCGAGACGCCCTGGGGCGGAATGGTCGCGCAGTTCACGGGCGTCCATGATTTCGCGCTTGGCGCCGCGATCACGCTGCACCTGCAGCCCGGCGATGTATATGTCTTCGGCGCCGACGGCGCCTTGCTGCGCGCACCCGCGCGCCGGGGAGGGCGCTGA
- a CDS encoding ABC transporter substrate-binding protein, producing the protein MKMRLTALAFAATALMIGQAAWAGEAEAKKWVDSEFQPSTLGKDQQMAEMKWFIEAAKKLQAKGVKEISVVSETLTTHEYESKTLAKAFAEITGITVKHDLIQEGDVVEKLQTSMQSGKSIYDGWISDSDLIGTHYRYGKMMNLTDYMAGAGKEFTNPGLDLKDFIGTKFTTAPDGKLYQLPDQQFANLYWFRADLFERKDLKDKFKAKYGYELGVPLNWSAYEDIAEFFSNDVKTIDGKPIYGHMDYGKKDPSLGWRFTDAWLSMAGSADIGTPNGLPIDEWGIRVADDKCTPVGASVSRGGATNSPAAVYALTKYVDWMKKYAPKEALGMTFTESGPVPAQGQIAQQVFWYTAFTADMIKPGLPVVNADGTPKWRMAPGPNGPYWKPGMQNGYQDVGSWSFFSGHDANRTAAAWLYAQFVTAKSVSLKKTVVGLTPIRESDIQSKAMTDLAPKLGGLVEFYRSPARVAWSPTGTNVPDYPKLAQLWWKNVAQAVTGEKTPQGAMDTLADEMDQVMARLERAGMARCAPKLNPKGDPNKWLSDQHAPWKKLANEKPKGETIAYDRLLQAWKDGKVR; encoded by the coding sequence ATGAAGATGCGTTTGACCGCCCTGGCGTTCGCTGCCACGGCCCTGATGATCGGCCAGGCGGCATGGGCCGGCGAGGCGGAGGCCAAAAAGTGGGTCGACAGCGAGTTCCAGCCCTCCACGCTGGGCAAGGACCAGCAGATGGCCGAGATGAAGTGGTTCATCGAGGCGGCCAAGAAACTGCAGGCTAAGGGTGTGAAGGAAATCTCCGTGGTCTCCGAAACCCTCACCACGCACGAGTACGAGTCCAAGACCCTGGCCAAGGCCTTTGCCGAGATCACCGGCATCACGGTCAAGCACGACCTCATCCAGGAAGGCGACGTCGTCGAAAAGCTGCAGACCTCGATGCAATCGGGCAAGTCGATCTATGACGGCTGGATCAGCGATTCGGACCTGATCGGCACGCACTACCGCTACGGCAAGATGATGAACCTCACCGACTACATGGCCGGTGCGGGCAAGGAATTCACGAACCCGGGCCTGGACCTGAAGGACTTCATCGGCACGAAGTTCACCACGGCACCCGACGGAAAGCTCTACCAGCTGCCGGACCAGCAGTTCGCCAACCTGTACTGGTTCCGCGCCGACCTGTTCGAACGCAAGGACCTGAAGGACAAATTCAAGGCCAAATACGGCTACGAACTCGGCGTGCCACTCAACTGGAGCGCGTACGAGGACATCGCGGAGTTCTTCTCCAACGACGTCAAGACCATCGACGGCAAGCCCATCTATGGCCACATGGACTACGGCAAGAAGGACCCCTCGCTGGGCTGGCGCTTCACCGACGCCTGGCTGTCGATGGCCGGCTCGGCCGACATCGGCACGCCGAACGGCCTGCCGATCGACGAATGGGGCATCCGCGTCGCCGACGACAAGTGCACTCCGGTGGGCGCATCGGTCTCCCGCGGCGGCGCCACCAACTCGCCCGCTGCCGTCTACGCGCTCACGAAGTACGTGGACTGGATGAAGAAATACGCGCCCAAGGAAGCCCTGGGCATGACCTTCACCGAGTCCGGTCCTGTGCCGGCGCAGGGCCAGATCGCGCAACAGGTGTTCTGGTACACGGCGTTCACCGCCGACATGATCAAACCCGGCCTGCCCGTGGTCAACGCCGACGGCACCCCCAAGTGGCGCATGGCTCCCGGCCCCAACGGCCCTTACTGGAAGCCCGGCATGCAGAACGGCTACCAGGATGTGGGCTCCTGGTCGTTCTTCAGCGGACATGACGCCAACCGGACGGCGGCCGCCTGGCTGTACGCCCAGTTCGTCACGGCCAAGAGCGTGTCGCTCAAGAAAACCGTCGTGGGCCTGACCCCGATCCGCGAAAGCGACATCCAGTCCAAGGCCATGACCGACCTCGCGCCCAAGCTGGGCGGGCTCGTCGAGTTCTACCGCAGCCCCGCCCGCGTGGCATGGTCGCCCACCGGCACCAACGTGCCCGACTACCCGAAGCTGGCACAGCTGTGGTGGAAGAACGTGGCCCAGGCGGTCACGGGAGAGAAGACGCCGCAGGGCGCCATGGACACGCTGGCCGACGAAATGGACCAGGTGATGGCACGTCTGGAGCGCGCCGGCATGGCGCGCTGCGCGCCCAAGCTCAATCCCAAGGGCGATCCGAACAAGTGGCTGAGCGACCAGCACGCCCCTTGGAAGAAGCTGGCCAACGAAAAACCGAAGGGCGAAACCATCGCCTATGACCGCCTGCTGCAGGCCTGGAAGGACGGCAAGGTGCGCTGA
- a CDS encoding carbohydrate ABC transporter permease: protein MHENRFRKRNLFLIAYLVFALLPIYWMVNMSFKTNAEILSTFSFVPQHFTWDNYKTIFTDESWYSGYINSLIYVAINTVISITVALPAAYAFSRYQFLGDKHIFFWLLTNRMTPPAVFLLPFFQLYTTVGLMDTHIAVALAHLLFNVPLAVWILEGFMSGIPREIDETAYIDGYSFPRFFLTIFLPLIKAGVGVAAFFCFMFSWVELLLARTLTSVNAKPIVATMTRTVSASGMDWATLAAAGVLTIVPGAIVIWFVRHYIAKGFAMGRV from the coding sequence ATGCATGAGAACCGCTTCCGCAAGCGCAACCTGTTCCTGATCGCCTACCTCGTCTTCGCGCTCCTGCCCATCTACTGGATGGTGAACATGAGTTTCAAGACGAACGCGGAGATCCTGTCCACCTTCTCGTTCGTTCCCCAGCATTTCACCTGGGACAACTACAAGACCATCTTCACGGACGAATCCTGGTACTCGGGCTACATCAACAGCCTGATCTACGTGGCCATCAACACGGTGATCTCGATCACCGTGGCGCTGCCGGCGGCCTATGCCTTCTCTCGTTACCAGTTCCTGGGCGACAAGCACATCTTCTTCTGGCTGCTGACCAACCGCATGACGCCGCCCGCGGTGTTCCTGCTGCCTTTCTTCCAGCTCTACACCACCGTGGGGCTGATGGATACGCACATCGCGGTGGCGCTCGCGCACCTGCTCTTCAACGTGCCGCTGGCGGTCTGGATCCTCGAAGGCTTCATGAGCGGCATTCCGCGCGAGATCGACGAGACGGCCTACATCGACGGCTACAGCTTTCCGCGGTTCTTCCTCACGATCTTCCTGCCGCTCATCAAGGCCGGCGTGGGCGTGGCGGCGTTCTTCTGCTTCATGTTCAGCTGGGTCGAGCTGCTGCTGGCGCGCACGCTCACCAGCGTCAACGCCAAGCCCATCGTGGCCACCATGACGCGCACCGTGAGCGCATCGGGCATGGACTGGGCCACGCTGGCCGCGGCGGGCGTGTTGACCATCGTGCCCGGCGCCATCGTGATCTGGTTCGTGCGCCACTACATCGCCAAAGGCTTCGCGATGGGCCGCGTCTAG
- the rplE gene encoding 50S ribosomal protein L5, translating into MARLQQHYREKIVPELTKQFGYSSPMEVPRLTKITLNMGVSEAVSDKKVMDNAVADLTKIAGQKPVVTKAKKAIAGFKIREGQAIGCMVTLRGVQMYEFLDRFVTVALPRVRDFRGISGRAFDGRGNYNIGVKEQIIFPEIEYDKVDALRGLNISITTTAKSDEEAKALLAGFRFPFKN; encoded by the coding sequence ATGGCACGACTGCAACAACACTACCGCGAAAAAATCGTTCCTGAACTCACCAAGCAGTTCGGCTACAGCTCGCCAATGGAAGTCCCGCGCCTCACTAAGATCACCCTGAACATGGGTGTGAGTGAAGCGGTCTCCGACAAGAAGGTCATGGACAACGCTGTTGCCGATCTGACCAAGATTGCTGGCCAAAAGCCTGTGGTCACCAAGGCAAAGAAAGCCATTGCGGGTTTCAAGATCCGCGAAGGCCAAGCCATCGGCTGCATGGTCACGCTGCGTGGCGTTCAGATGTATGAATTTCTGGACCGTTTCGTGACGGTCGCTCTGCCGCGTGTGCGCGACTTCCGTGGTATTTCTGGCCGTGCTTTCGACGGCCGGGGCAACTACAACATCGGCGTCAAAGAACAGATCATCTTCCCTGAAATCGAATACGACAAGGTGGATGCACTGCGCGGCCTGAATATCAGCATCACAACGACGGCCAAGTCCGATGAAGAAGCCAAGGCGCTTCTCGCTGGCTTCCGTTTCCCCTTCAAGAACTGA
- a CDS encoding carbohydrate ABC transporter permease: MSTTTKPVNQKAWFLILPVILCVAFSAILPLMTVVNYSVQDIISPERRVFVGTEWFAQVMRDEELHGALLRQLGFSLAVLAVEIPLGICLALSMPAQGWKSSAVLVTVALSLLIPWNVVGTIWQIYGRADIGLLGAALQYAGIDYSYTGNATHAWLTVLAMDVWHWTPLVALLCFAGLRSIPDAYYQAARIDGASKWAVFRYIQLPKMRGVLMIAVLLRFMDSFMIYTEPFVLTGGGPGNATTFLSQYLTQKAVGQFDLGPAAAFSLIYFLIILLLCFILYNWMQRVGTDTAPEDGHA, from the coding sequence ATGAGCACCACGACCAAGCCCGTGAACCAGAAAGCCTGGTTCCTCATCCTGCCCGTGATTCTCTGCGTGGCCTTCTCGGCCATCCTGCCGCTCATGACGGTGGTGAACTACTCGGTACAGGACATCATCTCGCCCGAGCGCCGCGTCTTCGTGGGCACCGAGTGGTTCGCCCAGGTGATGCGCGACGAAGAGCTGCACGGCGCCCTGCTGCGGCAGCTCGGCTTCTCGCTGGCCGTGCTGGCGGTGGAAATCCCGCTGGGCATCTGCCTGGCGCTCTCCATGCCGGCGCAGGGGTGGAAATCCTCCGCGGTGCTGGTCACCGTAGCGTTGTCCCTGCTCATCCCGTGGAACGTCGTGGGCACCATCTGGCAGATCTACGGGCGCGCGGACATCGGCCTGCTGGGCGCGGCGCTGCAGTACGCCGGCATCGACTACAGCTACACCGGCAACGCCACGCATGCCTGGCTCACAGTGCTCGCGATGGACGTGTGGCACTGGACGCCGCTGGTCGCCCTGCTGTGCTTCGCCGGGCTGCGGTCGATCCCGGATGCCTACTACCAGGCCGCGCGCATCGACGGCGCCAGCAAGTGGGCGGTTTTCCGCTACATCCAGCTGCCCAAGATGCGCGGCGTGCTGATGATCGCGGTGCTGCTGCGCTTCATGGACAGCTTCATGATCTACACCGAGCCGTTCGTGCTCACCGGCGGCGGACCCGGCAACGCCACCACCTTCCTCAGCCAGTACCTCACGCAGAAGGCCGTGGGCCAGTTCGACCTCGGGCCGGCGGCCGCCTTCTCGCTGATCTACTTCCTCATCATCCTGCTGCTGTGCTTCATCCTCTACAACTGGATGCAGCGCGTGGGCACCGACACCGCCCCGGAGGACGGCCATGCATGA
- the rplX gene encoding 50S ribosomal protein L24 codes for MNKIRKGDEVIVLTGRDKGKRGTVSLRKDDSFLVIDGINLVKKHVKPNPMKGTTGGIVEKAMPIHQSNVAIFNVATGKADRVGVKVQADGSRVRVFKSSGAEIKAA; via the coding sequence ATGAACAAGATTCGCAAGGGCGACGAAGTGATCGTGCTTACCGGGCGCGACAAAGGCAAGCGCGGCACGGTGTCGCTGCGCAAAGATGACTCTTTCCTGGTCATCGACGGCATCAATTTGGTCAAGAAGCACGTGAAGCCCAACCCCATGAAGGGTACGACCGGCGGCATCGTGGAAAAGGCAATGCCGATTCATCAGTCCAATGTGGCCATTTTCAATGTCGCCACTGGCAAGGCCGATCGAGTGGGCGTCAAAGTGCAGGCGGATGGTTCGCGCGTTCGCGTGTTCAAGTCCAGCGGTGCTGAAATCAAGGCGGCCTAA
- the rplN gene encoding 50S ribosomal protein L14, whose amino-acid sequence MIQTETRLDVADNTGAKSVLCIKVLGGSKRRYASVGDIIKVSIKEAAPRGRVKKGEVYSAVVVRTAKGIRRGDGSLVKFDGNAAVLLNAKLEPIGTRIFGPVTRELRTERFMKIVSLAPEVL is encoded by the coding sequence ATGATCCAGACAGAAACTCGGTTAGACGTTGCCGACAATACCGGCGCGAAGTCCGTCCTGTGCATCAAGGTGCTGGGTGGTTCCAAGCGTCGTTATGCCAGCGTGGGCGACATCATCAAGGTGAGCATCAAGGAAGCTGCTCCGCGCGGCCGCGTCAAGAAGGGCGAGGTCTATAGCGCAGTGGTGGTTCGTACCGCCAAGGGCATCCGTCGCGGTGATGGCTCGCTCGTCAAATTCGATGGCAACGCAGCAGTGTTGCTCAATGCAAAGCTGGAGCCCATCGGCACCCGCATCTTCGGCCCCGTGACGCGTGAACTGCGTACGGAGCGCTTCATGAAGATCGTGTCCCTGGCTCCCGAAGTTCTCTGA
- a CDS encoding glycerol-3-phosphate dehydrogenase/oxidase — protein sequence MTTPPQVPLPTVRAQLLARLAEPRHYDLAVIGGGATGLGVALDAAARGFSVVLVESHDFAKGTSSRATKLVHGGVRYLAQGNISLVREALHERTTLLGNAPHLAQPLPFVMPSYHHWETPFYGLGLKAYDLLAGKAGLGATEFLGRDGTLRLLPTVRREGLKGGVKYWDGQFDDARLALALARTAALRGALLVNYCPARELIHDQGKVAGFTCEDAETGARYTVRARCVVNATGVWVDGLRQQDAEALGRPARPIVAPSQGVHMVVDREFLPSDHALMVPKTADGRVLFAVPWLGKIILGTTDSPRKDLEREPLPFKEEAAFILKESARYLTRAPAVSDVRSIWVGLRPLVRPSDDEGGNTKSISREHTVLASASGLVTVTGGKWTTYRAMAEDVLQKCFSAGLLAERPGGVTRRLPVVGAPSGPVPHGMHEAQGPHSYGSESELLNTLNGSQRWLAPGLSEAMVRFAVRHEYACTVEDMLARRSRLLFLDAGLARSLAPAVAGILQEELGTDPQLADFEVLATQYLSIPQ from the coding sequence ATGACCACTCCCCCCCAAGTGCCCCTGCCTACCGTGCGCGCCCAACTCCTGGCGCGGCTTGCCGAGCCCCGGCATTACGACCTGGCAGTCATCGGCGGCGGTGCGACGGGTCTGGGCGTGGCCCTCGATGCCGCTGCCCGTGGTTTCAGCGTCGTGCTGGTGGAGTCGCACGACTTCGCCAAAGGGACGTCCTCGCGCGCGACCAAGCTGGTGCATGGCGGAGTCCGCTATCTGGCCCAGGGCAACATATCGCTCGTGCGCGAAGCCTTGCATGAGCGGACCACGCTGCTCGGCAATGCGCCGCACCTGGCGCAGCCACTGCCCTTCGTCATGCCGTCCTACCACCACTGGGAGACGCCGTTCTACGGCCTGGGCCTGAAAGCCTATGACCTGCTGGCGGGCAAGGCTGGGCTGGGGGCCACCGAATTCCTGGGGCGTGACGGCACCCTCCGCCTGCTGCCCACAGTGCGCCGCGAAGGCCTCAAGGGGGGCGTCAAATACTGGGACGGGCAGTTCGACGATGCCCGTCTGGCGCTGGCCCTGGCGCGCACGGCCGCGCTTCGCGGCGCCTTGCTGGTCAACTACTGCCCCGCCCGTGAACTCATCCACGACCAGGGCAAGGTGGCTGGTTTCACTTGCGAGGATGCAGAGACCGGTGCGCGTTACACCGTCCGTGCGCGCTGCGTCGTGAACGCCACTGGCGTGTGGGTCGATGGCTTGCGGCAACAGGATGCCGAGGCGCTCGGCCGCCCGGCCCGGCCCATCGTGGCGCCCAGCCAGGGTGTCCACATGGTGGTGGACCGCGAGTTCCTGCCCTCCGACCACGCGTTGATGGTGCCCAAGACGGCCGATGGCCGGGTTCTCTTTGCCGTGCCGTGGCTGGGCAAGATCATCCTGGGCACGACCGACAGCCCTCGCAAGGACCTGGAGCGCGAGCCTTTGCCGTTCAAGGAAGAGGCGGCATTCATCCTGAAAGAATCGGCCCGTTACCTGACCCGTGCGCCGGCGGTTTCCGACGTGCGCAGCATCTGGGTGGGCCTTCGCCCCCTGGTGCGCCCTTCGGATGACGAAGGCGGCAATACCAAAAGCATCAGCCGTGAACACACCGTGCTGGCCAGCGCCAGCGGCCTGGTGACCGTGACGGGCGGCAAATGGACCACTTATCGGGCCATGGCGGAAGATGTGTTGCAAAAATGCTTCTCCGCCGGCCTGCTGGCGGAACGCCCCGGTGGTGTCACGCGGCGCCTGCCCGTCGTAGGGGCTCCGAGCGGTCCCGTACCGCATGGAATGCACGAGGCCCAGGGGCCGCACTCCTACGGTAGCGAGTCGGAACTGCTGAACACGCTCAATGGGTCGCAGCGGTGGCTGGCTCCGGGACTGTCGGAGGCAATGGTCCGCTTCGCGGTGCGCCACGAATACGCCTGTACGGTGGAAGACATGCTGGCCCGTCGCAGTCGACTGCTGTTCCTGGACGCCGGGTTGGCCCGCAGCCTTGCTCCCGCGGTCGCCGGAATCCTGCAGGAAGAGTTGGGGACGGACCCGCAGCTCGCTGACTTCGAGGTTTTGGCGACGCAATACCTCTCCATACCTCAATAA
- the rpsN gene encoding 30S ribosomal protein S14 — protein MAKVALIQRELKREKLAAKYAAKYAELKAIAGDAKRSDEEREAARLGLQKLPRNANPTRQRNRCEITGRPRGTFRQFGLARAKIRELAFAGDIPGVTKASW, from the coding sequence ATGGCTAAAGTAGCTTTGATCCAGCGCGAACTGAAGCGCGAAAAACTGGCCGCCAAGTACGCCGCTAAATATGCGGAACTGAAGGCCATTGCCGGTGATGCCAAGCGCAGTGACGAGGAGCGTGAAGCCGCTCGCCTCGGTTTGCAGAAGCTTCCCCGCAATGCCAACCCGACGCGCCAGCGCAATCGTTGCGAAATCACTGGTCGTCCCCGCGGAACATTCCGTCAATTCGGTCTGGCCCGCGCCAAGATCCGTGAGCTGGCGTTTGCTGGTGACATCCCGGGTGTCACCAAGGCCAGCTGGTAA
- a CDS encoding DUF2160 domain-containing protein, whose translation MFDWMAWTTPVAVFFVCIVLMLVGMTVWEVRSPTTLRKGFLPIATTRGDRLFIGLLTAAYINLAFVGLSGRITEWMKLEQEPTVWISFVLSMLVLGLVLRKG comes from the coding sequence ATGTTTGACTGGATGGCCTGGACCACGCCCGTGGCCGTGTTTTTCGTCTGCATCGTGCTCATGCTCGTCGGCATGACCGTGTGGGAGGTCCGATCGCCCACGACGCTGCGCAAGGGCTTCCTGCCCATCGCCACCACGCGCGGCGACCGGCTCTTCATCGGGCTGCTCACGGCGGCCTACATCAACCTCGCCTTCGTCGGCCTGTCCGGCCGCATCACCGAGTGGATGAAGCTGGAGCAGGAGCCCACCGTGTGGATCAGCTTCGTGCTTTCGATGCTCGTGCTGGGGCTCGTCCTGCGCAAGGGCTGA